In Actinomycetota bacterium, one genomic interval encodes:
- a CDS encoding pyridoxamine 5'-phosphate oxidase family protein has product MGILPDEIERIVNAALVAELTVVNAKGRPVTHPMIPLYDGSKLWFHSSILFSKKLAHIRANPKVAVSITDPRAVTADPFHRVTIQGDARVIDDDVHRGWEPAVLQLWIDKEPIIKDFYAKRVALPLFWERALIEVTPRRAILWENGRTDLPPTVFELEAVAS; this is encoded by the coding sequence ATGGGGATCCTGCCGGATGAGATCGAACGGATCGTGAACGCGGCCCTCGTTGCAGAGCTTACCGTGGTGAACGCCAAGGGCCGTCCCGTCACTCATCCGATGATCCCGCTCTACGACGGCTCCAAGCTTTGGTTCCACTCCTCGATCCTGTTCTCGAAGAAGCTCGCGCACATCCGAGCGAACCCGAAGGTCGCGGTCTCGATCACGGACCCGCGCGCGGTGACGGCCGACCCCTTCCACCGCGTGACCATCCAGGGCGACGCGCGCGTGATCGACGACGACGTTCACCGCGGCTGGGAGCCGGCCGTTCTGCAGCTCTGGATCGACAAAGAGCCGATCATCAAAGACTTCTACGCCAAACGCGTCGCGCTGCCGCTGTTCTGGGAGCGCGCGCTGATCGAGGTCACCCCGCGCCGCGCGATCCTCTGGGAGAACGGACGCACCGACCTGCCCCCCACGGTCTTCGAGCTCGAGGCGGTGGCGTCATGA
- a CDS encoding PspC domain-containing protein, with protein MEMMSTRFPRSRTDRVVAGVAGGLAERLGIDAILIRLAFVVLAFAGGFGIVAYLVAWLIGGEDRPARAGAAVAARERRSGLRVVVSVAMIVTGLLLLLREVGLWLGDALVWSAALAAFGSAIIWTRGDDAGRARFARLASRLPLSPADALAGRSKSRIAAGAFLVLAGMITFLAANTSLRSVGNVAFAVVVTVAGVSLILGPWIYGLFTQLATERRERIRSEERAEVAAHLHDSALQTFAMIQRAQSPQEMVTLARVQERELRAWLYGRERNGADTLSRAVDEMASRVERLHRVAVETVVVGDVSPMDDRLRALVDALGEATANAAAHSGASVVSVYVEMAPDTITAYVRDEGSGFDLSSLPVDRRGISESIVGRMQRHGGTAVVTSEPSSGTEVRLVIPR; from the coding sequence ATGGAGATGATGAGCACGCGCTTCCCGCGCAGCCGGACCGATCGCGTGGTCGCGGGGGTCGCCGGAGGCCTGGCCGAGCGGCTCGGCATCGACGCGATCCTCATCCGCCTCGCGTTCGTCGTGCTCGCCTTCGCGGGCGGGTTCGGGATCGTCGCCTACCTGGTGGCCTGGCTGATCGGCGGCGAGGACCGGCCGGCCCGCGCCGGCGCCGCCGTTGCTGCTCGCGAGCGACGGTCGGGCCTGCGAGTCGTCGTCTCGGTCGCGATGATCGTGACCGGGCTCTTGCTGTTGCTGCGCGAGGTCGGCTTGTGGCTCGGCGACGCGCTGGTGTGGTCGGCTGCGCTTGCGGCGTTCGGCTCCGCGATCATCTGGACGCGCGGCGACGACGCCGGGCGGGCGCGGTTCGCGCGGCTCGCCTCGCGGCTGCCGCTCTCGCCGGCCGACGCGCTGGCGGGGCGCTCGAAGTCGCGGATCGCCGCGGGCGCGTTCCTGGTCCTCGCGGGAATGATCACGTTCCTGGCGGCGAACACCTCGCTGCGCTCGGTGGGCAACGTGGCGTTCGCGGTCGTGGTGACGGTGGCAGGCGTGAGTCTGATCCTCGGGCCGTGGATCTACGGGTTGTTCACGCAGCTCGCCACCGAGCGGCGCGAGCGGATCCGGTCTGAGGAGCGCGCCGAGGTCGCCGCGCACCTGCACGACTCGGCGCTGCAGACGTTCGCGATGATCCAGCGGGCGCAGTCGCCGCAGGAGATGGTGACCCTGGCGCGCGTGCAGGAGCGCGAACTGCGAGCGTGGCTCTACGGCCGGGAACGGAACGGCGCCGACACGTTGAGCCGGGCCGTGGACGAGATGGCCTCGCGGGTGGAGCGACTGCATCGGGTTGCCGTTGAGACGGTCGTCGTTGGGGATGTCTCGCCGATGGACGATCGCCTGCGGGCACTGGTGGACGCGCTGGGCGAGGCGACGGCGAACGCCGCTGCGCACTCGGGGGCGTCGGTGGTGTCGGTGTACGTCGAGATGGCCCCGGACACGATCACGGCGTATGTGCGGGACGAGGGGTCCGGGTTCGATCTTTCGTCCCTGCCCGTTGATCGGCGAGGGATCAGCGAGTCGATCGTCGGGCGGATGCAGCGCCACGGCGGGACGGCGGTCGTCACGTCTGAGCCTTCGTCGGGAACCGAGGTTCGTCTGGTGATCCCGCGATGA
- a CDS encoding PspC domain-containing protein: MTSDQEKKMDAQPQQARRLIRRTDDKMIAGVAGGLADYFGVDPVWFRLGFVAAVFLGGSGLLAYAVLWVVMPKGAGGEPSTVERTIERVAHSMRNTPALVGGALVILGVILVANQLLEWRAGVIWGFALIVFGVILFVQRDEVRAAEPAAATAVLPPAPPGDTAVLPLGAPPLPPGTAPSPPPRRVRERSSLGWMTLGGLFVVVGVVTLLDLEDVIRLTAGQYLAMAVATIGVGLLAGAWYGRARWLIVPGLVLIPFMLAASLIHVPFEGGVGDRLFRPTSLAAVQPEYQIIAGQMLLDLNEVPFGPGTYTIEATAVAGRILVLVPENVRVEIHAKAGAGQVSLFGQTDEGLNVDVRRIFEPRLATTSAGVLRLDLEAALGQVEVAFDLESVDRPFGVRS; this comes from the coding sequence ATGACCTCAGACCAGGAGAAGAAGATGGATGCGCAACCGCAGCAGGCCCGCCGGTTGATACGACGGACCGACGACAAGATGATCGCCGGGGTGGCCGGCGGCCTCGCCGACTACTTCGGTGTCGACCCGGTGTGGTTCCGCCTCGGCTTCGTGGCGGCGGTCTTCCTCGGCGGGTCGGGGCTCCTCGCCTACGCCGTGCTGTGGGTGGTCATGCCCAAGGGCGCGGGCGGCGAGCCCTCGACCGTCGAGCGCACGATCGAGCGCGTCGCGCACTCGATGCGGAACACGCCGGCGCTGGTCGGCGGCGCGCTCGTGATCCTCGGCGTGATCCTGGTCGCGAACCAGCTCCTCGAGTGGCGGGCGGGCGTGATCTGGGGCTTCGCGCTCATCGTCTTCGGGGTCATCCTGTTCGTCCAGCGCGACGAGGTGCGCGCGGCCGAGCCGGCCGCGGCGACCGCGGTGCTTCCGCCGGCGCCGCCCGGCGACACCGCGGTGCTTCCTTTGGGCGCGCCGCCGCTTCCGCCCGGGACGGCGCCTTCCCCGCCGCCCCGCCGCGTGCGCGAGCGGTCCTCGCTCGGCTGGATGACGCTCGGCGGTTTGTTCGTCGTCGTCGGCGTCGTGACGCTGCTCGATCTCGAGGACGTCATCCGGTTGACCGCGGGCCAGTACCTGGCGATGGCGGTGGCGACGATCGGCGTGGGGCTGCTCGCCGGCGCCTGGTACGGGCGCGCACGGTGGCTGATCGTGCCGGGCCTCGTGCTGATCCCCTTCATGCTGGCCGCGAGCCTGATCCACGTTCCGTTCGAGGGCGGCGTCGGCGATCGCCTGTTCCGTCCGACGAGCCTCGCCGCGGTACAGCCCGAGTACCAGATCATCGCCGGCCAGATGCTGCTGGATCTCAACGAAGTGCCGTTCGGGCCCGGCACATACACGATCGAGGCGACCGCCGTCGCCGGCCGAATCCTGGTGCTCGTCCCCGAGAACGTGCGGGTCGAGATCCACGCGAAGGCCGGCGCCGGTCAGGTCAGCCTCTTCGGTCAGACCGACGAGGGTCTCAACGTGGACGTGCGGCGGATCTTCGAGCCGCGCCTCGCGACGACGTCGGCCGGCGTTCTGCGGCTCGATCTCGAAGCGGCACTCGGCCAGGTCGAAGTCGCCTTCGATCTCGAGAGCGTCGACCGGCCGTTCGGGGTGCGGTCGTGA
- a CDS encoding response regulator transcription factor gives MTIKVFLVDDHRLFLSGVRSELGGTYEIVGEAGDVEQAVSGIAATSPDVVLLDVHLPGGGGAAVIRAVGAETKFLALSVSDAAEDVIEVIRAGARGYVTKSISPVELTEAIARVHDGDAVFSPRLAGFVLDAFAGEAAAVADPELDQLTPREREVMRFIARGYAYKQVARQLSISVKTVETHVSAVLRKLQLSSRHELSRWASDRRLI, from the coding sequence ATGACGATCAAAGTGTTCCTGGTGGACGACCACCGGCTGTTCCTGTCCGGAGTGCGGTCCGAGCTCGGCGGCACGTACGAGATCGTCGGCGAGGCCGGGGATGTCGAGCAGGCCGTGTCGGGCATCGCTGCGACGTCGCCCGACGTGGTGCTGTTGGACGTGCACCTGCCCGGCGGTGGCGGGGCGGCCGTGATCCGTGCGGTCGGGGCGGAGACGAAGTTCCTGGCACTGTCGGTCTCGGACGCTGCGGAGGACGTGATCGAGGTCATCCGCGCCGGGGCGCGAGGGTACGTGACGAAGTCGATCTCGCCGGTCGAGCTGACGGAAGCGATCGCGCGCGTGCACGACGGCGATGCGGTGTTCTCGCCCCGGCTGGCGGGGTTCGTGCTGGATGCGTTCGCCGGAGAGGCGGCGGCGGTAGCGGATCCCGAGCTAGACCAGCTGACGCCGCGCGAGCGCGAAGTGATGCGGTTCATCGCGCGGGGCTACGCCTACAAGCAGGTCGCTCGGCAGCTGAGCATCTCGGTCAAGACCGTTGAGACGCACGTGTCGGCGGTTCTGCGGAAGCTGCAGCTATCGAGCCGGCATGAGTTGAGCCGGTGGGCGAGTGACCGGCGCCTGATCTGA